aacaatataatatttagtttgtacttatataaaatgtatatatagatatattattaatttatgatttcaaTGGGACCATacatttacataaaattttttaaaaatttattatcttattattttatcgatttctGTCATATTTTGAACCGGCATAactcatgaattttttttattaatatatagtatttattGATTGTTTATTTATAGATTAAGGTTAACCACCCATTAATCGCTGCCTAATTTCAACAATAGAACTTGTGTATCATACCCCTTGGATTTAACTTGCCACTAGCAGCAAGTGACAAATAAACTGGTTTGTATTTCTGAGTCACGGTCGAACCGGGTGGTCTGAACCGGAATCATTAGGAATCCGTCATGCTTTAGAAACCCTGAACCCTTTAGTTTCTCGTCTGTCTTCGACAGAGCCAGCCGCgtcttctcatctctctctcttagaATCAAGAAGCTCTTCGATTTCGCATCTCTCTCAGGTTTGACTCAATCTCAATTTTAGAGAAAAACACAGCTGCAGACTGTTAATATCGGTGTTCGTTTGATAGATTGTAGCTCGAGAGCGTGAGATCCATCGCACGAAGATCCTACCTTTTTTACACTGTTTAGAGCAGCTCACTCCCAATGTCAGCCCTTGTTGCGCTATGCAGAGCTCGAactgctgcttcttcttcttcttcttctttgctcaaCAGCCTTGTTCGTCCAGCATTTCGCTGTCTCTCCACAGGTAATACTCATACTCTTGACCTTCCTGAATATATGATCGCTAGTTTCGAACTACGCTACTTGTTGTGACGAAATGATTATGCTTGTCTTGTGTTTCATTCTTGGGTGGCCTTTATATGATAAAAGTTTTAAGCTTTCAGGGGTTTTCAATTAGTTTTGGAGAGATGTGATCTATAGGTTGAACTGTGAGGTGTTTATCCATAAGCAttattcttacaaaaaaaaaaacctttagaTACTGTTAGAACTGATTTATCGAGGATTCCATAGCTTTTGTGGGTTTGTCATGGCATAAAGCCTTTGCTTCTCTTTTATGAGATGATGACCGGATTAGCTTGCATTtgttcacctttttttttttgtaactatgtTTCCACAATGTAGTAACCTGAGTACTCAATTATTTCATGTTGAGATACTTTTGTGTTTTCAAGGGCTGAACTTGGTTATATCCAACTCTGGTGCTATTATTTTTATGTCCTAAATCTGGAGCTAGATTCTTCTCTTAATCCTGGTGTTTAACTGCCtcagaattttgtttttctttattgttTGTATCCTAAATGATGAATTAAGTACATAAAACTAATGCATGTATATGGGACTTGGGTTGTGGTCGTGTATGCTGCATGTATGGTTTTCTCTAACTAGGATTGAGTTATGTTTTGAGTATATACATCTTCAAACTTGGTTAAGGACATCATGTTCATATGTTAGTATATATGTTAATCCAGACTCCAGAGTTCTCTTCTAGCTTTGTGTCCAAATCCACgccttttgttttatgattatgacACACAACGATATATGAAGGCCTCtagttttatttttggtatttttccaGGTTTTGGTGATGTGCAGAACAAAACACTTGTGGCAGAAATGGAAGAAAAGATGCTCCACATGGACATCAACTCAATGATAGGAAGCTCCATGCCACTAGGTATGATGCGCATAGGAACAATCATCCACAACATCGAGATGAACCCAGGGCAAGGCGCCAAGCTAGTCCGAGCTGCTGGAACAAACGCCAAGATCCTAAAGGAGCCTGCTTCAGGGAAGTGCTTGATCAAGCTTCCATCAGGGGACACCAGGTGGATCAACGCCAGATGCCGTGCTACTATTGGTACAGTGTCGAACCCGTCTCATGGAGTGAAGAAGCTGTATAAAGCAGGACAGAGCAGGTGGCTGGGGATAAGACCCAAAGTGAGAGGTGTGGCGATGAATCCTTGTGATCATCCACACGGTGGTGGTGAAGGGAAGAGCAAAAGTAGTGGAAGCAGAGGAAGGACATCCGTTAGCCCGTGGGGGAAACCGTGCAAAGGGGGTTACAAGTCAGCTAgtgtcaagaagaagaagaagagattggCAGCTAGAGAAGCCAAGATGTGATTCATATCATGAAAGGAAGTTAACTCTCAGGATTGTTTTAATGATATTGTTGAATCTGTGAGAGTTTTAATTTTAAGCTTAATAAAATCAGAACAATCGTTGATCCGTTATGGATGAAGATGCTATGAAATTATGAATTttgttgtgtgttttctttttctttaaattgaAATCAAACGGTTTTCTTTTAATCATGGCCACGTTTTTCTGTTACTGGAAGATTATATTGATCTTAAACCAAAGTCAGTGATTTACAGATTCCCGGAAATAAAAGCCAGTGTAAGAAGGATCATTCTCTAGAGCCATAATGTTACATGACAGTTGGAGTATTTACAATTTAGATGGCTTTTGTTGTCAAAAACAACCAAGATGGCTTTTCTGAGAGAGATAAGGAAGTCAGTTTGACATCTTCCTACGTCTAAACAACCtacaatttcaaaagttttaagggagttttgaaaaaaatgaaagagatcAAATGAAGAATGGTATTAGACTTTGAAAGAGGGAATAGTAAATGGAGCACACAGAGTTTGAAGCTTGAAAATGAGACTGTAACAAACAACAGAGCAGAGCAGCCAACATGGTGGCCATTTTAGGTCCCACTCCTCCATATTTATTCCTCATTTCTGTTATTCCTTTCATTTATATACATTGAAAATTATCTGAAGTTTAAAAaaactactccctccgtttcatattgtaggtagttttagagaaatgtttttgtttcaaaatgtaagtagttttcGTAGTTCTAGataacttttacatttattgaatacagtgtgaccaatcaaattaaatagacttattttttattggttaaattatatcaaacctatttattataaaatactttttaaaaacataataattttcttaatcttcgcGCTTTTAgccaaaactacttatattatgaaacggagggagtataaggTAGCACTAGAACatatttatattccaaaaatagaacacaaaaaaaattctttaaaaaaaattaattaaaaaaattaaaaaattatatttgagtTTGGTTAGAGATCAGAGTTTAGAATTTTGTATTTAGTATTTCACGAGTTGAGTGtagtataaaaaatataaaatttggaaGAATATAGtcattttactatttaattaatgttattttgAGGATTCTTCTTGTGTGTTATTTTGTCATTATTTTCTTGTAATAGCTAAGATATTTACCCCCAAAAAACATGATCAAGTTGTTTTTCCTCTTATCTCTTATTGCAAGAGATCAGATGAAGAATCATTAAGATACATGCAATGAATCCAAATAACCTCACTAGCAGATgcatgaattttgttttttatgtttctgatattatacttttaattaCCTTTTTAGTCTGCTCATATATTTTCCCAGACTTCATTTCAAAGCTGGATATTCGACAGTATGTCCACTTTTGTGACTGGTTGGTCGGAAAAATGCCAGGGAATAATTAATATTCTTGAACAATATGTCAATTTGCTTTGTATTtttgaactaatttttaaaaggtTACCATATAAATTAATTTGACCTCAAAAACTACCAACGTGAAATAGAGATCTTATTCCACTAATccgttttataccaaaaatattAACTCTTATATAAATTCTTTGATTAATCAAGAGAAGTTTGgactttaactttaaattttccATAAATTGAGAACATAGATGGtgtaaaacattattttcactGGAATTGAACTAAAAGTACAACATGATCAATCCATGTGCTAACCCATGCGTTTAACCACTAAATTGCATAACTGCTATATAGTTATGAGGTTAGTTTATGTGTTAGTACCAAAAAAAGATTAGTTTATGTTTTGGTACATATAgttgtaataaaatttaatatgaatTTGCTCTAACAATGTTGTATATGTTAcgaaagacaaaagaaaagatgagCCGCTttcgttgaaaatataaaaagacgTGGGGCCCgttgcactatttgcacagtaaatttccttctatatatacgaacgtttgcGTTCGTTTGTAAACACACCATCCTTCTCCTTCAATAACACATCTTTTCTTCTTATCAGTATTATCTTCTtcgtacgggtataaaattttgctttatttaaattcttgtgatataataaaattccagttctttttataacacgttatcagcacgatcactctgcgattcggtaaaatttatttgtatcatttataccctgttataatggtcggtataccgcctctactattatttatattatgttataatggccggaataccgcctatattatttactaataatttaatttatttattggtcggccgagccgccttatattctgtttattatttattggtcggccgagccgccttatatcctgtttattatttattggtcggccgagccgccttatattctgtttgtTATTAATTGGTCAGCCGAGCCgccatataatttatttattactctgcattgatcggatgagccgtcgcatgatttgttgtcataacataaatatttcattgccataatttttacttttatgaaattttatagatttgattgactgtttaatacgatattttcagactgatttttagtgcactcgatttaaccccaacggtcacaaagaaattttttcaaaaatttcccctttctccaacggtcatgaacagtaatttttatctataaatacaactcattttcactctatttcatcatccaaaacatttcatcttctctcaaaaaaaaaaaaaaaattcaaatcgctctcctccgatttttcatttcaagaaagatgattcgcgcacttttgtttttatgtgccatttttgtttgtgtttctatttatggtttattcgttggagaatttactccgagtgaatttaagatgaatatcggtttaattttctttacatcacttCTCCTTataattgcttgcatgattaatgtaaacggtttttaaattatgaagttctaataaaattattattttgtgttttagaaatacaaatggcaaacatcgagaaactccagttcccggcccTGAAAATAACTGGCGAAAATTACGTCGGGTGGGTCACAAACGTGAAACCATATCTGGTGAtgaaaaagataaccgaaacaattgtaatcggtaacaaatcaccacccgagcatatagccgaagcgataatcttcctgaagaagcatttagatgaaaATCTAACGCACGACTATGCAAACGTCGAGGACCCAGCTGAACTGTGGCaaactttaaaagaaaggttcgataaccagagacaaatcaacctccctcacgctctagaagagtggaaaaatctgaggttccaagaTTTTCAAAAGGTTGAGGATTACAATTCCGCTGTCCTGAGGATAGTTGCACTCCTGAAGTATTGTGGTAATCCTGTCTCTGAGGcagaaatgatgaataaaacatatatcactttccacaaacagcttcacttcttgcccgaaatttacagaaaatgcggGTACACGAGATTTTCTGAACTGATGGTTGCGCTCATGTTAGCTGAAAAGAACAATGAGCTCTTGatcaaaaaccacaattcccgacctacgggagccaaagcattccctgaagtgaatgctacggcgatAGAAAATTCGGAAAGGAGAAACCAGGCCAATCGAGGTCATGGCCgccgtttcaacaacaaacgtggaaaaacTTACAATCCCAAATGGAGGGGATCTAACAAGTGGGTTAGACCCGGGCAAGTTTCCAAGGGTAAAGAAACTCAAGAGGATACCACCCAGAAGCGTGAGACAGTGTGTTACAGATGTGgttgtaaaggacattggtcccgtacctgtcgtactccttcacatctctgtaagttatatcaagagtccacgAAAGGCAAAGCTAAAGAAGTGAACCTCACTGAAAACTTTGAAGGGACATCATACCTCGATGCCTCCGACTTcgctaatgagctggactagattactcctgaagagagCCGAAATGCTTATAATAAGactattgaatagttttcaatattgtcatgtataattattacatttcctgttaaacaaataatgatgtttttaacgtcaccttaatgtataattattgtgtttttccttatatgaatgaattttatgtttccttttatatttatgacaatttcagaaatggatcagaatgctaatggagcaaaatctaagaaacggattcgtgaaatatgcataccagatagtggaacgacgcacactattctgaggcaaaagagatatttctctgatataaaaccgacaagaattgtcgtcaatacaatatcaggtcctgcagacgtgattgaaggaactggtaaagcaaactttactttaccgaatggaacaaaattttccataaataatgctctatattctccaagttctaaaaggaatttgttgagttttaaagacatatatcttcacggatatgatactcagtctgcaactgaggatggaaagaaatacatgtatgtaacttctgagaaatgtggcagaaaacacatattggaaaagtttccagagcttccttcggggttacatcatacttatatcgatgagatcgaatcaaatcttgtagtagaacggaacccagaagagttcacgttatggcatgatcgccttggccacccaggaactacaatgatgcgtaaaatcatagaaagttcacatggtcatccactgaaaatccaggagatttctcaagggaataaaatgacatgtgttgcatgttctctaggaaaattgatcgtaaggccatcgccaaccaaaatcgataaagaatcaccaaagttccttgaaagaattcaaggcgatatatgtggacctatacacccaccttgtggaccattccactattttatggtattaattgacgcatccagtagatggtcacacgtttgtctattatcatctcgaaatgtggcatttacgagatttctaactcagatgaTCAAACTGCGAGcgcagtttcctgattatactattaaagagttagactagacaacgctggtgaattcacatcccaagcattcaatgactattgtatggtaatgggaattgaagttgaacattcggttgctcatgttcatacgcaaaatggtttggctgaatctttaatcaagcgtctgcaattgattgcaagaccattgatcatgagatcaaaacttccaacctctgtatggggacatgccattttgcatgcagaagcactcattcggatcagaccgagtgcataccataagtattccccactacagttagcgtttggtcgagaaccaaacatttcccactttagaatatttggttgtgcggtatatgtgcctgtagcaccaccacaacgtacaaagatgggaccacaaagaagattgggaatatatgttggttttgattccccatcaattattagatacctagaaccacagactggtgacgtctttacagcacgttttgctgattgtcattttgacgaaaatgtattcccagttatagggggagaaaacaaaaatgttggaagtgatataaaatggagtgtaccatcattgttatatcttgatcctcccactaaagagtcagaactagaagttcgacgaattttgcatttacagagtatagctaaccagctacctgatgcatttgtctataccaagacggtaactaaatctcatataccagctgcaaatgctcctgctcgtatcaaaatgccaaatgaacaagaaaaagaggatgacacacgagagccaaaaacacgcctgaagcgtggtagacctgttggttctaaggataagaatcctaggaaacagaagaaagctgaaatatatgatgcacccaaaatagcagaaaatattttggaagaaataaatgataaagattctgatgaatcagagcatcatcaatcagagcatcatgaatcgaaagataatcatgagatttctattaattacatccataataaaaggatatggaatagaaatgaacaaaatgaccttgatgatgctttctcatatattgtgtcaagtgaaataaatgaagaaatcgatgatccagaaccaaaatctgtctatgaatgtcaaaagagacatgattgggaacaatggaaaaatgcaatacaagctgaacttgattcgcttaataaacgaaaagtatttggatctattgtgctcacacctgcagatgtgagaccagttgggtacaaatgggttttcgttcgaaagcgaaatgagaaaaatgagattacgagatacaaagctcgtctagtggctcaagtttttctcaaagacctggaatcgattatgaagaaacgtattctccagttatggatgccatcacatttagattcctgatgagtctagcagctgataaaaatctagagatgcgtctcatggatgttgttacagcttatctatatggatcattagatattgatatctacatgaaagttcctgatggatttaaaatgccagaagcattaagttccaaacctaaagagttatgtgcaataaaattgcaaagatcattatatgggttaaagcaatctggacgtatgtggtataatcgtctcagtgatcatttaacaaaagaaggatatgtgaatgatcctatatgcccatgtgttttcatcaagaaaacaatatccggatttgtaataatcgcggtatatgttgatgatcttaacattatcggaactcaaaaggaaatacaaaaggcatcagactatctcaaaggagaatttgagatgaaagatcttggacagacacaatattgtcttggcctacaaatagaacattcacaaaatggtatatttgtgtatcaatccacatacactaaaagagtgttgaaacgatttaacatggataaatcaactcctcttagcaccccgatggtcgttaggtcacttaatattgaaagtgatccatttcgaccacctgaggagaaagaagagatacttggtccggaagtaccatatctaagtgcaattggagcgctgatgtaccttgcaaattgtacacggcctgatatatcatttgctgtgaatcttttggcaagattcagctcatctccaactcgaagacattggaatgggattaaacatgtttttcgttacctccaagggaccattgatttaggcttgttttatcctaaaagttcaaaaggtcaaatggttggttttgcagatgcaggatatctttcagatccacacaaagcccgatcgcaaacaggatacgtttttacgatcggaggcactgctatatcttggcgttctcagaaacaaacgcttgtggctacttcttcaaatcatgctgagatcattgcactccatgaagcaagtagagaatgtgtttggctgagatcaatgagccgacacatctgttcaagcagcgggattgacgaaaatacggagccaactattctatatgaagataatgcagcatgtgttgctcaaacaaaggacggatatattaaaagcgatagaacgaagcatattcatccaaagttcttctcatacactcaagagctcgtgaagaagaaagagattgaagtaagatatgtccaatcatgcgacaatgcagctgacctcttcacaaaatcacttccgacttcggtattcagaaaacacatccacaacattggaatgcgtcatcagaaggatctatgactgctcattcgagggggagcttacgtagttgtactctttttaccttactatggtttttcccatagagttttcctagaaaggtttttaacgaggcaacaaagacgttaagcgagagcggatagtgacaccggcccccaagggggagtgttacgaaagacaaaagaaaagatgagCCGCTttcgttgaaaatataaaaagatgtggggcccgctgtactatttgcacagtaaatttccttctatatatacgaacgtttgcGTTCGTTTGTAAACACACCATCATTCTCCTTCAATAACACATCTTTTCTTCTTATCAGTATTATCTTCTtcgtacgggtataaaattttgctttatttaaaatcctgcgatataataaaatttcagttttttttataacagtATACTATATTAAACAATAATTTGGGGAAAGTCGGCAAGAAAAAAGTGTATAAAAGGAAAACCGAAAATGTATAACGTAGAAGAAAGAGATTGGAGAGTTGTACGAGGAAATATTGATAAGACAAGTTGGTCGAGATATGCATTGAATCGATGGGAACGCGCCACTGAACATTGACATGTGCTGTTCCATCcacattatatttatatacccTTTGAAATTCATTAGATAATTATTTTGACGCcgacattttttttgttcagtaATTCTCTACGTATACCATCAAGATAGCCTTAAATCTTCGTAGAGAAATAGaattaatcatttaaaaaaccCCAAGTATGTGTTGAAACTGTGGGCATGCCATATAGGTCCACAACCACTAGACTTGTATTCCAAAGGAAGGGTTTGCGATGTTCAAGGCAATCATGCATGGGTTGCCATCTCTATATAGCTTTCCCTTTCcaccatttattttatttataatttcttaTAAATGAATATAATAGTACTAACAGAATCCACTAAACTTTTTGTAAGAAAGCTCTCCTGTTTTTTTCACCCTAAAAATATGTACATATCTTTCTCGGTTTTGTCTACaaataaaaatctttttgaTCTGGTTAAGAGATTGTGCTCTCTGTACACAACTACGTAAAAacgatttttatataaatcCGAACTGCATTATATTATATTCAAATGCATGATTGTATCATATATACATCCTCAACTGACAAACTGACAATGCGACTGATGATCTTTAATAAGACTCCTACAGTCCTACCGAATGTTTGCTATTATATTGTAAGTTTTCAGCAGATTAGCAATCCTGAAATTCTTTTGACGAAAGTCGATGTGAAATTGATCATTGGTTTGCTAAAACAAATTATCATATGCATATTTTTCACTACAAGCTtaatatattacaaaaatttcatataataacCGCAAACAGGTGTGATCGATTTAAATCGTTAGAtatcaaaatttctatttaCATATGTTATATCTATATAGAGATATGTTATATCAAAATTAACCATACAAGTGTGGTCGAGTCGTACATCCGGCTCGGAAATGtactaaatatttttggttcGAAACCTAACATCTCAAATTTATCGCCtgccaataaaaatatttaattctcATTACGAGTAATTGGATATATCTGGCGCCAATAGACAAATTCTTAGGAAATTAGTCGGTTAGATTTCGGCTTGCCAAATACcctcaaaatattaaaaaaatggtaGCAATGGCAGCGATCCTAACAATCGGATCAAGTACATATCCGCAATAGAAGTTGAATATCCTTCAGTGTCGGAAAGATATCCCTATGATATTCTTATCTCTTAATATATAGTTCATAAGATTTTAAATCTGCATGCATCATCTCCTTATTGTggtaaagtttttatttatttataactcATAGAGTTCACTAGAACAATGATCGATGTCATTTAGTTAGGTCTTGTTGCTATATATGTTATTCGTTGAATTTTGGATGAGTATTTGTATATTGTTAATCTGTGAATTGGTTAATATACCCCAATATCATGTCCCTCATTAATAACGCAACCAAATATGTCATTTACAATGCAGAAATGCTCAAAAATGTTACTATTAACTTTAAGTTCGCATTGCTTTATttactactccctccgttttttttaatataagtcgttttataATTGTACAcgtaattaaaaaatcattaattttttatattttctaaacaaaaacatcattaattatttacctaaccacaaatcaaccaataatataatagaaaatataatatcattggtcatataacattaagtgttaataaattttacatagaaaaccgaaaacgtcatataatttagAACATAAAAATtcctctaaaacgactt
The window above is part of the Brassica napus cultivar Da-Ae chromosome C3, Da-Ae, whole genome shotgun sequence genome. Proteins encoded here:
- the LOC111208797 gene encoding uncharacterized protein LOC111208797, which translates into the protein MANIEKLQFPALKITGENYVGWVTNVKPYLVMKKITETIVIGNKSPPEHIAEAIIFLKKHLDENLTHDYANVEDPAELWQTLKERFDNQRQINLPHALEEWKNLRFQDFQKVEDYNSAVLRIVALLKYCGNPVSEAEMMNKTYITFHKQLHFLPEIYRKCGYTRFSELMVALMLAEKNNELLIKNHNSRPTGAKAFPEVNATAIENSERRNQANRGHGRRFNNKRGKTYNPKWRGSNKWVRPGQVSKGKETQEDTTQKRETVCYRCGCKGHWSRTCRTPSHLCKLYQESTKGKAKEVNLTENFEGTSYLDASDFANELD
- the LOC106438207 gene encoding 60S ribosomal protein L2, mitochondrial-like, coding for MSALVALCRARTAASSSSSSLLNSLVRPAFRCLSTGFGDVQNKTLVAEMEEKMLHMDINSMIGSSMPLGMMRIGTIIHNIEMNPGQGAKLVRAAGTNAKILKEPASGKCLIKLPSGDTRWINARCRATIGTVSNPSHGVKKLYKAGQSRWLGIRPKVRGVAMNPCDHPHGGGEGKSKSSGSRGRTSVSPWGKPCKGGYKSASVKKKKKRLAAREAKM